The following coding sequences are from one Bifidobacterium sp. window:
- a CDS encoding MarR family winged helix-turn-helix transcriptional regulator, producing MPENARAATGGNARIIMFLAKNEHRDIFQYDIEERCSITPSTASRVLSLMEKKGLIERQAVERDARLRRIVLTDAAQEIVDALRRNAEKMEDTLFAQFTEEDLAQLSSYFAMMRSNLTSTGLVGNNCVNAKNLDKSSGSPSDTPANNGSSNTSTTDGRSN from the coding sequence ATGCCAGAAAACGCACGAGCTGCAACAGGTGGAAATGCACGTATCATTATGTTTTTAGCGAAAAATGAGCATCGCGATATATTCCAATATGACATTGAAGAACGCTGCTCAATAACCCCATCAACTGCATCGCGTGTACTCAGCCTGATGGAGAAAAAAGGGTTGATTGAGCGTCAGGCAGTAGAACGTGATGCGCGATTACGCAGAATTGTTCTCACCGACGCAGCGCAAGAGATCGTTGATGCGCTAAGGCGAAATGCAGAAAAAATGGAAGATACCCTTTTCGCACAGTTCACGGAAGAAGATTTGGCACAGCTCTCGTCATATTTCGCGATGATGAGAAGCAACCTCACCAGCACAGGGCTCGTGGGCAATAACTGCGTCAATGCAAAAAACCTCGACAAATCATCAGGCAGTCCCTCGGACACTCCTGCAAACAACGGTTCCAGTAACACCAGCACCACAGACGGAAGAAGCAATTAA
- a CDS encoding ABC transporter ATP-binding protein produces MTDRKPRQAQKAAPGTTKRIFAYIFTYKWRVAAIIVCILLSAAAQAGSALFLQTLIDTYILPLVGEHNPNWGPLVEALVLMGCLYIVGTLSTWLYNWLLVAIEQGTLKRIRDEMFAHQQQLSIRYFDTHEHGDVMSRYTNDTDTLRQAISQSFPQMFSSAVSALAALAAMLWLSIPFTVFTLVFTVILIVVVRVLVTRSGMYFVHQQQSIGDVNGFVEEAVNGQKVIKIFNHERASATTFAQKNEELFEASTQANIYGNITMPVVGNMGYLLYVLLAIVGGIAGISGWGNVGLYGSGALTLGALISLLTLSRSFINPIGQVSMQFNMVMMALAGASRIFALMDEPIEQDKGTVRLVNVSIGANGELTESNTPTQHWAWKREANDDGTRSMQEADNLSPRAAEVALKARESALTSSDGRLTLLRGDVRFTDVTFGYNPAEPVLHDITWFAKPGQKVALVGATGAGKTTVTNLINRFYDIQQGQILYDGIDVSHIRKPDLRHSLGIVLQDVNLFTGSVMDNIRYGRLDASDEECIEAAKLTNADGFIRMLPEGYQTVLQGDGSGLSQGQRQLISIARAAVANPPAMILDEATSSIDTRTESVVQQGMDALMNNRTVFVIAHRLSTVRNADVIMVLDHGKIIERGTHDELITQRGQYYQLYTGALELE; encoded by the coding sequence ATGACCGACAGAAAACCACGACAAGCGCAGAAAGCTGCACCTGGAACTACCAAACGCATCTTCGCATATATCTTCACGTATAAATGGCGCGTGGCAGCCATCATTGTGTGCATATTACTGTCCGCAGCAGCACAGGCCGGATCTGCACTCTTCTTGCAGACTCTTATCGACACATATATTTTGCCTCTCGTTGGAGAACACAATCCAAATTGGGGGCCTCTGGTCGAAGCGTTGGTACTGATGGGCTGTTTGTATATCGTTGGAACCCTCAGTACTTGGTTGTATAACTGGCTATTAGTCGCTATTGAACAGGGCACACTGAAGCGTATTCGCGACGAAATGTTTGCACATCAACAACAACTATCAATTCGATACTTTGACACTCATGAACATGGCGATGTCATGAGCCGCTATACGAATGATACTGACACACTCCGTCAGGCTATTAGCCAATCCTTCCCACAAATGTTTTCCTCGGCAGTTTCAGCTTTGGCGGCTTTGGCCGCAATGCTCTGGCTCTCAATCCCATTCACCGTATTCACGTTGGTATTTACCGTGATCCTTATTGTGGTCGTTCGTGTCTTAGTTACCCGTAGCGGCATGTACTTCGTTCATCAACAACAATCGATCGGTGATGTCAACGGATTTGTGGAAGAAGCCGTAAATGGGCAGAAAGTCATCAAAATCTTTAACCATGAGCGGGCTTCAGCCACCACCTTTGCGCAGAAGAATGAAGAGCTCTTTGAAGCCAGCACACAGGCGAATATTTATGGCAATATCACCATGCCTGTTGTGGGCAATATGGGTTATCTGCTGTATGTGCTTCTGGCAATAGTCGGAGGTATCGCAGGAATATCAGGTTGGGGCAATGTTGGACTTTATGGCTCCGGAGCACTGACTCTGGGGGCCCTAATCTCCCTGCTCACACTCTCTCGCTCTTTTATCAACCCTATCGGCCAAGTCTCTATGCAGTTCAATATGGTCATGATGGCCCTCGCCGGCGCTTCACGCATCTTTGCTCTAATGGATGAGCCGATTGAGCAAGATAAAGGCACTGTCAGGTTGGTCAATGTCAGTATCGGTGCCAATGGAGAGCTCACCGAGTCCAACACCCCAACTCAACATTGGGCTTGGAAACGTGAAGCCAACGACGACGGCACCCGTTCTATGCAGGAAGCAGATAATCTCAGTCCTCGCGCTGCTGAGGTGGCGCTGAAGGCCAGAGAGAGTGCATTAACCTCATCAGATGGAAGACTGACATTATTGCGTGGTGATGTGCGTTTCACTGATGTCACTTTTGGCTACAATCCGGCAGAACCTGTGCTGCATGACATCACGTGGTTCGCTAAACCAGGTCAGAAGGTTGCTCTTGTCGGAGCAACAGGAGCAGGAAAGACCACAGTCACCAATCTCATCAATCGTTTCTATGACATTCAACAAGGTCAGATTCTTTATGATGGGATTGATGTCAGCCACATTCGTAAGCCCGATTTGAGGCATTCTTTAGGAATTGTCTTACAGGATGTCAATCTCTTCACAGGTAGTGTGATGGACAACATACGTTACGGACGCCTTGACGCAAGCGACGAAGAATGTATCGAAGCTGCCAAGCTCACCAATGCCGATGGATTCATCCGTATGTTGCCAGAGGGATATCAGACTGTTCTACAGGGGGACGGCAGCGGACTCTCTCAAGGTCAGCGTCAGCTAATTTCTATCGCACGAGCTGCTGTGGCAAATCCTCCTGCAATGATTCTCGACGAGGCAACGTCATCCATCGATACCCGCACCGAATCAGTGGTCCAACAGGGTATGGATGCTCTGATGAACAATCGCACCGTATTCGTGATTGCACACCGACTCTCAACAGTGCGCAACGCGGATGTCATTATGGTTCTCGACCACGGCAAAATCATTGAGCGTGGAACCCACGACGAACTCATCACACAACGCGGCCAGTACTACCAGCTGTACACAGGTGCTTTAGAGCTGGAATGA
- a CDS encoding ABC transporter ATP-binding protein has protein sequence MTAITTTASTTTQQRSGGKHTIRILLRSLREYRKESLLAPAFVAVESVLEIVIPTIMALLIDKGISGRSIPNIWRFGLILLACSAVSLICGFLAGKFAAIASSGIAKNLRHDVFDKVQSFSFTNIDRFSTGSIITRLTTDVTNLQNAYQMLIRMGVRAPIMVIISWVFAFRISPSISMVFVATIPVLGIGLFALTVIVHPVFEKVFHTYDELNNVVDENLQGIRVVKSFNREQHEVSKFSAISERIYKYFVKAEKTMSFNMPLMQLCMYVSMIAIAWFGAQQIVASGNNSANGLSTGDLTALVTYAMQILMSMMMLSMIFVMVIISRASAERIREVLTEVSTVSNPSSALTSVTDGSIDFENVSFRYAGSSEKPVLDAISLHIQSGQTVGIVGGTGSSKSSLVQLIPRLYDVTSGSLRVGGHDVREYDLEVLRDQVAMVLQKNVLFSGSIKDNLRWGNPQASDAELIHACKLAQADGFIREFPDGYDTYIEQGGSNVSGGQRQRLCIARALLKRPQILILDDSTSAVDTKTDQLIREAFHTEIPDTTKIIIAQRIASVEESDVIIVMQEGRILDHGTHQELLGSSEEYREIYESQTRNPGDEER, from the coding sequence ATGACGGCGATCACCACGACTGCCTCTACAACAACTCAACAGCGCTCAGGAGGAAAACACACCATCAGGATACTTCTGCGAAGCTTGCGCGAATACCGCAAAGAAAGCTTGCTCGCACCTGCATTCGTAGCTGTTGAGAGTGTGTTAGAAATCGTAATCCCAACTATAATGGCTCTACTTATCGATAAGGGGATCTCAGGACGGAGCATTCCGAATATCTGGCGCTTCGGCCTAATTCTGCTTGCATGCTCAGCAGTTTCACTTATCTGCGGGTTTTTAGCTGGTAAATTTGCTGCGATTGCGTCATCTGGCATCGCAAAAAACCTTAGACATGATGTATTTGACAAAGTTCAATCATTCAGCTTTACCAATATTGATCGATTCTCGACCGGATCGATTATTACCAGGCTGACTACTGATGTAACGAATCTTCAGAATGCCTATCAAATGTTAATCCGTATGGGTGTTCGCGCTCCGATTATGGTCATCATCTCGTGGGTGTTTGCCTTCCGCATCAGCCCCTCGATTTCTATGGTCTTTGTGGCAACTATTCCTGTGCTAGGTATAGGTTTGTTCGCACTAACGGTTATCGTGCACCCAGTCTTTGAAAAAGTCTTTCACACCTACGACGAACTCAATAATGTTGTCGATGAAAACCTTCAAGGCATCCGCGTCGTAAAATCCTTTAACCGCGAGCAACATGAAGTTAGCAAATTCTCGGCAATCTCAGAACGTATCTACAAGTATTTTGTCAAGGCTGAGAAAACAATGAGCTTCAATATGCCCTTAATGCAACTATGCATGTATGTGTCAATGATTGCTATCGCTTGGTTTGGCGCTCAGCAAATCGTGGCATCCGGTAACAACAGCGCCAATGGACTCAGTACCGGCGATCTTACAGCCTTGGTGACTTATGCCATGCAAATTCTGATGAGCATGATGATGCTCTCAATGATTTTCGTCATGGTTATTATCTCAAGGGCATCAGCAGAACGTATTCGTGAAGTCCTCACCGAGGTCAGCACAGTCAGTAATCCGAGCTCCGCTTTAACTTCAGTCACTGATGGTTCCATCGACTTTGAAAATGTAAGCTTTCGCTACGCAGGCAGCTCAGAGAAGCCAGTGCTAGATGCAATATCACTCCACATTCAGTCCGGTCAGACCGTAGGTATCGTCGGCGGCACAGGGTCATCTAAATCTAGTCTCGTCCAACTCATACCGCGACTTTACGATGTCACTAGTGGCTCGTTACGAGTAGGGGGACATGACGTTCGTGAATATGATCTCGAAGTGTTACGAGACCAAGTAGCTATGGTTCTGCAAAAGAACGTGTTGTTCAGCGGAAGCATCAAAGACAATCTTCGTTGGGGTAACCCGCAAGCCAGTGATGCCGAGCTCATTCATGCTTGCAAGCTAGCTCAGGCCGACGGGTTTATTCGAGAATTCCCCGACGGATATGACACCTACATCGAGCAAGGCGGCAGCAATGTGTCTGGCGGGCAGCGTCAACGATTATGCATAGCGCGAGCATTACTCAAACGTCCACAAATATTAATTTTGGATGACTCCACTAGTGCTGTAGATACCAAAACTGATCAGCTCATCCGTGAAGCCTTCCATACCGAAATACCAGATACTACTAAGATCATCATCGCTCAGCGCATCGCCTCAGTTGAAGAGTCAGACGTCATCATCGTCATGCAAGAAGGGCGCATCCTTGATCACGGCACTCATCAAGAACTACTCGGCTCAAGCGAGGAATATCGAGAGATCTATGAATCGCAAACGCGAAACCCAGGAGATGAAGAGCGATGA